The Ciceribacter thiooxidans genome window below encodes:
- the doeB gene encoding N(2)-acetyl-L-2,4-diaminobutanoate deacetylase DoeB: MGIQHLRRSPISATVDFDAHGVQHGFLRLPYSRDDSAWGSVMIPVTVVRNGEGPTALLTGGNHGDEYEGPAALFDLARRLVADEVRGRVIIVPAMNYPAFLAGTRTSPIDRGNMNRSFPGRPDGTVTEKIADYFQRVLLPLADVVLDFHSGGKTLDFLPFCAAHVLADQAQEAKAFEYVSAFGAPYSMKMLEIDAVGMYDTAAEEMGKVFITTELGGGGTATARSIGIAKAGVANVLKAAGILKGSAAPAETIWLDMPNGDCFAFAEDGGLIEPMVDLGDQVEAGDVVARIYPVGRTGAAPSEICAKMSGILCARHFPGLVKAGDCVAVIAVVVG; the protein is encoded by the coding sequence TACAGTCGGGACGACTCCGCCTGGGGATCGGTGATGATCCCGGTCACCGTCGTCAGGAACGGGGAAGGGCCGACGGCCCTTCTGACCGGCGGCAACCACGGCGATGAATATGAAGGGCCGGCCGCGCTCTTCGACCTTGCTCGGAGGCTGGTGGCGGACGAGGTTCGGGGCAGGGTGATCATTGTGCCGGCGATGAATTATCCCGCATTCCTCGCAGGTACCCGAACCTCGCCGATCGACAGGGGGAACATGAACCGCAGCTTCCCCGGCAGGCCGGACGGAACCGTCACCGAGAAGATCGCCGACTATTTCCAGCGGGTACTTCTGCCGCTCGCGGACGTGGTGCTCGACTTCCATTCGGGTGGCAAGACGCTGGATTTCCTGCCCTTCTGCGCGGCGCATGTTCTCGCGGACCAGGCGCAGGAAGCAAAGGCCTTCGAGTACGTCAGTGCCTTCGGAGCTCCCTATTCCATGAAGATGCTGGAGATCGACGCCGTCGGCATGTACGACACCGCCGCCGAGGAGATGGGCAAGGTCTTCATCACCACGGAACTCGGCGGCGGCGGTACGGCGACGGCAAGGAGCATTGGCATCGCCAAGGCCGGCGTTGCCAACGTGCTGAAGGCGGCCGGCATTCTGAAAGGAAGTGCGGCACCGGCAGAGACCATTTGGCTCGACATGCCGAACGGCGACTGCTTCGCCTTCGCCGAGGACGGAGGGCTCATCGAGCCGATGGTCGATCTCGGAGACCAGGTCGAGGCCGGCGACGTCGTCGCACGCATCTACCCCGTCGGCCGGACCGGTGCCGCGCCCTCGGAGATCTGCGCGAAGATGAGCGGCATCCTGTGCGCCCGTCATTTCCCCGGCCTGGTCAAGGCGGGCGATTGCGTCGCGGTCATCGCGGTCGTGGTCGGCTGA